Proteins encoded by one window of Manis pentadactyla isolate mManPen7 chromosome X, mManPen7.hap1, whole genome shotgun sequence:
- the LOC130681890 gene encoding rhox homeobox family member 2B-like gives MDACAPRPAPIPRSCCKNHSPCTARHIVSLSRRQKEGEGGWPPSWRFLCPRNLRRAQRRICRRTQPPRVRTQDMEPLPPCRREFARFRRREAEDDREELREARPAEGGEQEGGGGDHGGQAPGLVEVRNLEAVGTGSREAREPGEAGQEEQPAQAAIGDPEPREEPQRAQRHPCTYSQLLLMEYVFQHTGYPSTALRQELAGIVDVSEATVQVWFRRRRAIWRRQQRPLRFRLPQPVLLGRTVVLTLFGLCDASILQELDVIWVLPEPGPPGQPLLNLRDFPPLVLPVLPWLLPRRLPRAWP, from the exons ATGGACGCATGCGCACCTCGGCCTGCCCCCATCCCCAGGAGTTGTTGCAAAAACCATAGCCCGTGTACAGCTAGACACATTGTAAGCCTTTCTAGGCGtcagaaggaaggggaaggaggtTGGCCGCCATCTTGGCGCTTTCTGTGTCCCAGGAATCTGAGGAGAGCCCAGCGCAGAATCTGCAGACGCACACAGCCTCCTCGAGTGCGCACTCAGGACATGGAGCCTCTGCCCCCGTGCCGCCGCGAATTTGCCCGCTTTCGCAGACGGGAAGCCGAGGACGACCGCGAAGAGCTGCGTG AAGCGaggcctgcggaaggcggagagcaagaaggcggcggcggcgaccaTGGCGGCCAAGCCCCTGGCCTGGTGGAGGTGCGAAACCTCGAGGCCGTTGGCACTGGCAGCCGTGAAGCTAGAGAGCCTGGAGAGGCGGGGCAGGAGGAGCAGCCCGCGCAGGCCGCCATCGGGGATCCAGAGCCCAGAGAAGAGCCGCAGCGGGCCCAGCGTCACCCCTGCACGTACTCCCAACTGCTGCTAATGGAGTACGTTTTCCAGCACACTGGCTATCCCAGCACGGCCCTGCG ACAGGAACTTGCAGGAATCGTGGATGTGTCTGAAGCCACAGTGCAG GTTTGGTTCAGGAGGAGGagggccatttggagaagacaacagAGGCCATTAAGGTTTAGATTGCCGCAGCCCGTGCTGCTCGGCCGCACCGTGGTCTTAACCTTGTTCGGACTGTGCGATGCCTCCATTCTTCAAGAGCTGGATGTCATATGGGTTCTTCCGGAGCCAGGACCACCGGGGCAGCCTCTGCTGAACCTGCGGGACTTTCCTCCTCTTGTCTTGCCTGTTCTGCCCTGGTTGCTCCCACGTAGGCTTCCCCGTGCCTGGCCTTAG